The Flavobacteriaceae bacterium 3519-10 genome includes a window with the following:
- a CDS encoding Arabinose 5-phosphate isomerase, with amino-acid sequence MNNEEILRTARTAIETEISELENLKNRLDASFLKAVEIINSSKGKLIVVGIGKSAHVGNKIVATLNSTGTPSQFLHASEALHGDLGVIQKSDVVLCISNSGNSPEIVNLLTYLKGYSSALIGMTGNLNSKLAEISDVVLNTSVEKEACPIKLAPTSSTTVQMALGDVLAVCLMEINGFKESDFAKFHPGGALGKNLTAKVEQFLSPQKPQVSENAGIREIIISISASTHGITVVTDDERITGVITDGDLRRMLISQQNLTKVTAVDIMTKNPKSVDKNALAKEAMQILKDKNIGQLIVTDNGKYSGIIDIHRLLDEGIN; translated from the coding sequence ATGAATAACGAGGAAATTCTCCGCACAGCCCGCACCGCCATTGAAACCGAAATTTCAGAGCTCGAAAACCTCAAAAACCGTCTTGATGCCAGTTTTTTGAAGGCGGTAGAAATTATTAACTCAAGCAAAGGAAAACTTATTGTCGTAGGAATCGGGAAATCTGCCCATGTTGGGAATAAAATTGTAGCTACGCTTAATTCTACCGGCACTCCGTCGCAGTTTCTGCATGCTTCGGAAGCGTTGCACGGCGATTTGGGTGTAATTCAGAAATCAGATGTGGTACTCTGTATTTCAAATTCGGGAAACTCGCCCGAAATTGTAAATCTGCTCACTTATTTAAAAGGATATTCCTCAGCATTAATCGGCATGACAGGCAATTTAAATTCTAAACTTGCTGAAATATCGGATGTTGTTTTAAATACCTCAGTAGAAAAAGAAGCCTGCCCGATAAAATTGGCGCCTACAAGTTCAACCACAGTTCAGATGGCACTTGGAGATGTGTTGGCCGTCTGTCTTATGGAAATCAACGGTTTTAAGGAAAGCGATTTTGCCAAATTTCATCCGGGCGGAGCGCTGGGTAAGAATCTTACTGCCAAAGTGGAGCAGTTCCTGTCGCCGCAGAAACCGCAGGTCAGCGAGAATGCAGGCATCCGCGAAATTATAATCTCAATCAGCGCTTCCACCCACGGAATTACGGTGGTGACAGACGACGAGAGAATTACAGGCGTAATTACTGATGGCGACCTGAGGAGGATGCTCATCAGCCAGCAGAATTTAACCAAAGTAACGGCAGTGGATATTATGACCAAAAACCCAAAATCCGTTGATAAAAACGCGCTTGCAAAAGAAGCGATGCAGATTTTAAAGGATAAAAATATTGGGCAGCTGATCGTTACCGATAACGGTAAATATTCAGGTATTATCGATATTCACAGGCTGTTGGATGAAGGCATAAACTAA
- a CDS encoding Zn-dependent hydrolase of the beta-lactamase fold-like protein has translation MKTLKKIMISLLIFIVLLASGTSLFLNQSQFGKAPSGKRLERIQKSPHYKNGRFDNLNKTPQLAEDTSMPEVMFRMFFGKTQDTKPRKPFSFTKTYLKTLKPEENVYIWMGHSSYFIQIDGKKILVDPVFSGNASPVSFTTKAFAGADLYSTDDIPELDYLIISHDHWDHLDFKTVKKLKPKVKKVITGLGTGEHLEYWGYDPAKLIELDWAESADLGDGVKVYCETARHFSGRGLKRDQAIWASFVFETPTQRIYIGGDSGYDTHFKKIGDKFGGFDLAILENGQYNRDWRYIHFMPGENINAMKDLNAKRMIPVHNSKFTLAPHAWYEPLDKMIELNTENLRIIMPKIGEKVNWQDDGKVYEKWWEQYR, from the coding sequence ATGAAGACGCTAAAAAAAATTATGATTTCACTACTGATATTTATCGTGCTGTTGGCATCGGGAACCTCGCTGTTTTTAAACCAGTCGCAGTTCGGAAAAGCTCCTTCGGGCAAACGTTTGGAACGGATTCAGAAGTCGCCGCATTACAAAAACGGCCGCTTCGATAATCTAAATAAAACACCACAGCTTGCCGAAGACACATCGATGCCCGAAGTGATGTTCAGGATGTTTTTCGGAAAGACGCAGGATACGAAACCGCGTAAACCGTTCAGTTTTACCAAAACCTATTTAAAAACACTTAAGCCTGAAGAAAACGTTTATATATGGATGGGCCATTCGTCGTATTTCATACAGATAGACGGCAAAAAGATTCTGGTAGATCCGGTTTTCAGTGGCAACGCCTCACCGGTTTCTTTCACCACCAAAGCTTTCGCCGGCGCGGATCTTTACAGCACAGACGACATCCCGGAACTCGATTATCTGATCATCTCGCACGATCACTGGGATCATCTGGATTTTAAAACCGTTAAAAAGCTTAAACCGAAAGTCAAAAAGGTAATTACAGGCCTCGGCACCGGCGAACATCTGGAATACTGGGGATACGACCCAGCAAAACTAATTGAACTCGACTGGGCAGAAAGCGCCGATCTGGGTGACGGAGTTAAAGTGTACTGTGAAACTGCGCGCCATTTTTCCGGTCGCGGATTGAAGCGTGACCAGGCGATTTGGGCAAGTTTTGTGTTTGAAACGCCAACACAGCGCATTTATATTGGCGGCGACAGTGGATACGATACGCACTTCAAAAAAATTGGTGACAAATTTGGTGGTTTCGATCTCGCAATTCTCGAAAACGGCCAGTATAACCGGGATTGGCGTTATATTCATTTTATGCCGGGCGAAAACATCAACGCGATGAAAGACCTCAACGCCAAGCGCATGATCCCGGTTCATAATTCCAAATTCACGCTTGCACCGCATGCATGGTATGAACCTTTGGATAAGATGATTGAGCTGAATACAGAAAACCTCAGGATTATTATGCCTAAAATAGGCGAAAAAGTAAACTGGCAGGATGATGGAAAGGTTTATGAAAAATGGTGGGAACAATATCGCTGA
- a CDS encoding Twin-arginine translocation protein TatC, with product MVEKKEMSFWGHIGELRGHLIRSLIAIVLGAVVVGLNVNWIMDHVFFGPTKNDFFTFRVVNHYSRELLGYDSIILPDHFAVQQKKLFQQFNVMMSVSIFGGMVVAFPYIVWELWRFISPALHPSERKNSVFLINFVWILFLVGILVGYFLILPFAINFGLLFTISDSITQLFDLSDYTTLFMQVVLGMGIIFLFPVIVYFLTSIGILTPTFMRTYRRHAIVLIMVVAAIITPADVLSMLMAAFPLLLLYEFSIMMCAYTFKKVQLRDQLPAKP from the coding sequence GTGGTCGAAAAGAAAGAAATGTCGTTTTGGGGACATATTGGCGAGCTGAGAGGGCACCTGATCCGTTCGCTGATCGCTATTGTGCTCGGAGCTGTGGTGGTGGGTCTTAATGTAAACTGGATTATGGACCATGTCTTTTTCGGGCCTACCAAAAACGATTTTTTCACCTTTCGTGTCGTCAATCATTACTCTCGCGAACTTCTGGGTTATGATAGTATTATTCTTCCCGATCATTTTGCGGTGCAGCAGAAAAAGCTGTTTCAGCAGTTCAATGTAATGATGTCCGTCTCTATTTTTGGCGGCATGGTGGTCGCTTTTCCGTATATCGTGTGGGAGTTGTGGCGTTTTATTTCGCCCGCTTTACATCCGAGTGAGCGCAAAAATTCGGTGTTTCTGATCAATTTTGTGTGGATTCTGTTTCTGGTCGGTATCCTTGTTGGCTACTTCCTTATTTTGCCGTTCGCCATCAACTTCGGTTTGCTGTTCACCATATCAGATTCTATCACACAGCTTTTTGATCTCAGCGATTACACCACGCTCTTCATGCAGGTCGTGCTGGGCATGGGCATCATATTTCTGTTTCCGGTGATCGTGTATTTCCTTACTTCTATCGGTATTTTAACGCCGACATTCATGCGCACTTACCGCCGCCACGCAATTGTGCTGATTATGGTTGTGGCCGCCATCATCACTCCGGCAGACGTGCTGAGCATGTTGATGGCCGCATTTCCGCTGCTTCTGCTGTATGAATTCAGCATTATGATGTGCGCTTATACCTTCAAGAAAGTGCAGTTGCGCGACCAGCTTCCGGCAAAACCCTAA
- a CDS encoding alpha/beta hydrolase fold protein — translation MKLKSLSLILFLMLATLGAQDLTKLQPLDAELTTVQYPFPVQFKKLTTQGQALKMAFMDVKPAKANGNTIVLLHGKNFNGYYFEQTAKVLQAEGFRVVIPDQVGFGKSSKPKQYQFSFEQLAENTKLILDDLKIDRFIIMGHSMGGMLATKMAVMYPQNVEKLILTNPIGLEDYRNFSPYQNIDKLYTSELKNTYSSYRDYQLKFYYDGKWKPEYDKWLNLLAGWTVHKDFPITAWNAALTSDMIYTQPVVDDFQNIKVPTLLIIGTRDRTAIGKANAPKELQPLMGLYQNLGKETHRKIKGSKLVELENVGHSPHIEVFDRFIDPLLAFIK, via the coding sequence ATGAAACTAAAAAGCCTTTCTTTAATTTTATTCCTGATGCTCGCCACGCTTGGCGCTCAGGATCTTACAAAGCTCCAGCCGCTGGATGCAGAACTTACCACTGTTCAGTATCCTTTCCCGGTTCAGTTTAAAAAGCTCACTACGCAGGGTCAGGCACTCAAAATGGCTTTCATGGATGTGAAGCCTGCAAAAGCAAACGGCAACACCATTGTGCTGCTTCACGGCAAAAACTTTAACGGTTACTATTTTGAGCAGACTGCAAAAGTGCTGCAAGCAGAAGGATTTCGCGTGGTTATTCCCGATCAGGTCGGTTTTGGGAAGTCTTCAAAACCTAAACAGTATCAGTTCAGTTTTGAGCAACTCGCGGAGAACACAAAATTAATATTGGATGACCTCAAGATTGATCGCTTTATCATCATGGGCCATTCAATGGGAGGAATGCTCGCAACAAAAATGGCGGTGATGTATCCCCAAAATGTTGAAAAATTAATTCTTACCAATCCTATTGGTCTCGAAGATTACCGCAATTTTTCACCTTACCAGAATATCGATAAACTTTACACCTCAGAACTTAAAAACACCTACAGCTCTTACCGCGATTACCAGCTGAAATTTTATTACGACGGAAAGTGGAAACCTGAATATGACAAATGGCTGAATCTGCTCGCAGGCTGGACCGTCCACAAAGATTTTCCCATCACGGCGTGGAATGCGGCGCTTACTTCTGATATGATCTATACGCAACCCGTGGTAGATGATTTCCAAAATATAAAGGTACCTACACTGCTTATTATCGGAACCCGCGACAGAACAGCGATTGGGAAAGCAAATGCGCCGAAAGAACTGCAACCACTGATGGGGTTGTACCAGAATCTCGGCAAAGAGACACACAGAAAAATTAAAGGTTCAAAACT
- a CDS encoding glycosyl transferase, group 1, whose protein sequence is MKKTSIIFILPDLETGGAERIITTIANELPRGIFEPKILLLRKTGAFLGNVKDDVEIIDIKTQKIRFALKPILLEIKHRKPDIVFCGFGEINAYLSLFIPLFPKTKFIARETNVVSQHVKRPEIRFFYKFYNNFHRIVAQSDDMKNDLIANFSVRPEKIIKINNPVDLDYIGRQTENATLPESFKQDFKNVVAIGNLSARKGFDHLLKVFSQLRNEKFLLHIIGSGRDYGMLEQLRTDLNLENVIFHGQQDNPYRFLKFADLFILSSRYEGFPNVLLEAGACGIYSLANNCPGGILEIIQPKINGETDNITNHEAFAEKIKLILREDHNEDNIRFSIKSRFEKNLIMKQYENILINIALK, encoded by the coding sequence ATGAAAAAAACCTCCATAATCTTTATCCTTCCCGATCTTGAAACGGGCGGCGCAGAACGTATCATAACCACCATCGCTAATGAACTTCCACGAGGAATTTTCGAACCTAAGATTCTGCTTCTCCGGAAAACGGGTGCTTTCCTCGGTAATGTGAAGGATGACGTCGAGATTATTGATATAAAAACGCAGAAAATCCGGTTTGCCTTAAAGCCAATTCTACTCGAAATAAAACACCGGAAACCCGACATCGTCTTCTGTGGTTTTGGCGAAATCAATGCCTATCTCTCGCTTTTTATACCTCTTTTTCCTAAAACAAAATTCATTGCCCGCGAAACGAACGTAGTTTCGCAACACGTCAAACGGCCGGAAATCAGGTTTTTCTACAAATTCTACAACAATTTCCACCGGATTGTTGCGCAGAGCGACGATATGAAAAATGACCTTATAGCGAATTTCAGCGTTAGGCCTGAAAAAATAATCAAGATCAACAATCCCGTTGACTTAGATTATATCGGAAGACAAACGGAGAATGCAACCCTACCGGAAAGCTTTAAACAAGATTTTAAAAATGTAGTTGCGATCGGAAATCTCTCTGCCAGGAAGGGTTTTGATCATCTGCTCAAAGTATTTTCACAGTTAAGAAATGAAAAATTCCTCCTCCATATCATTGGCAGCGGACGAGATTACGGAATGCTGGAGCAATTAAGAACTGATCTGAACTTAGAAAACGTCATTTTCCACGGCCAACAGGACAATCCTTACAGATTCTTAAAGTTTGCCGACCTTTTCATCCTGTCGTCGCGCTACGAAGGTTTCCCGAATGTATTGCTTGAAGCGGGCGCGTGCGGAATTTATTCGCTCGCAAATAACTGTCCGGGCGGAATTTTGGAGATCATTCAACCAAAAATTAATGGCGAAACAGACAACATCACAAATCACGAAGCATTTGCAGAAAAAATCAAATTAATTTTGAGAGAGGATCATAATGAGGATAATATCAGATTTTCGATAAAATCCCGATTCGAAAAAAATCTTATTATGAAACAGTATGAAAATATTTTGATAAATATTGCGTTAAAATAA
- a CDS encoding putative secreted protein, with the protein MKQKSMKQLLTLGFTVAFFTLNAQTADLPSEKFWQNLKKHCGKSYEGKITAGAKEGDGFSGERLVMQVLSCDEHRIRIPFYVGANQSRTWVLTKNENSILTLKHDHRHEDGSEDKVTQYGGTNSNHGFENLQMFPADQETAQRISYASTNMWWVTLDDKTYTYNLRKIGSDRVFTATFDLTKPVEFNEKPWGWRD; encoded by the coding sequence TTGAAACAAAAATCCATGAAACAACTCCTCACTTTAGGTTTTACAGTTGCCTTTTTTACTTTAAACGCACAAACCGCCGATTTGCCAAGTGAAAAATTCTGGCAAAATCTTAAAAAGCATTGCGGAAAATCGTACGAAGGCAAAATTACTGCAGGCGCTAAAGAAGGCGACGGATTTTCAGGAGAACGTTTGGTGATGCAGGTTTTGAGTTGCGACGAGCACCGTATTCGGATTCCGTTTTACGTTGGAGCAAACCAATCAAGAACCTGGGTTTTGACAAAAAACGAAAATTCAATCCTGACGCTGAAGCACGATCACAGACATGAGGACGGAAGTGAGGATAAAGTAACCCAATACGGCGGCACGAACAGCAACCATGGCTTTGAAAATCTGCAGATGTTTCCGGCCGATCAGGAAACTGCACAGCGTATTTCTTATGCGTCAACAAATATGTGGTGGGTCACGCTCGACGATAAAACATACACTTACAACCTTCGTAAAATAGGAAGTGACCGTGTATTCACGGCCACTTTCGATCTTACTAAACCTGTTGAATTCAATGAAAAGCCCTGGGGCTGGAGGGATTAA
- a CDS encoding Ribonucleotide reductase of class II (coenzyme B12-dependent) — translation MEALVTERKNKNYTYTDAYESTLNYFNGDDLAAKVWVSKYALKDSDGNIYERTPDDMHRRIASEIARIEANYPNALSETEVFDLIKNFKYIIPQGSPMTGIGNDFQIASLSNCFVIGSGTQSDSYGSIMKIDQEQVQLMKRRGGVGHDLSHIRPKGSAVKNSALTSTGLVPFMERYSNSTREVAQDGRRGALMLSVSVNHPDSDDFVNAKLEQGKITGANISVRIDDEFMQAVVGNENYTQKYPIHSEDPKFRKEIKATELWDKIIHNAWKSAEPGILFWDTIIRESLPDCYADLGYETVSTNPCGEIPLCPYDSCRLLAVNLFSYVENPFTKKAKFNFELFKKHVGYAQRMMDDIIDLEIEKIDAILDKIDSDPESSEIKATEKNLWNNIRKKTIEGRRTGVGITAEGDMLAALNIQYGSKEGNEFSTLVHKTLALAAYRSSVEMAKERGAFAIYDAKREENNPFVQRIKDADPQLFEDLQKFGRRNIALLTIAPTGSTSLMSQTTSGIEPVFLPVYKRRRKVNPNDQDVRVDFVDEVGDHWEEYIVFHHRFKQWMEVNGIDTDRKYSQDEINKIIETSPYYKATSNDVDWLSKVEMQGAIQKWVDHSISVTINIPNDATEELVNQLYIKAWEVGCKGVTVYRDGSRSGVLISNEDKKEEVPANTAFPKKRPQILETDIVRFQNNKDKWIAFIGLIDKKPYEIFTGLADDEEGITLPRWVNEGVIIKNRDENGKSRYDFQFKNLRGYKTTIEGLSHKFNPEFWNYAKLISGTLRHGMPIENVVELINQLELDSESINNWKAGVARALKRYIADGTEASGKCSNCSSDQVVYQEGCLICKNCGSSKCG, via the coding sequence ATGGAAGCACTTGTCACGGAGAGAAAAAATAAAAATTACACGTACACCGATGCGTATGAGTCGACGCTGAATTACTTTAACGGTGATGATCTGGCGGCAAAAGTTTGGGTGAGCAAATACGCGCTGAAAGATTCAGACGGCAACATTTATGAGCGGACGCCCGACGATATGCACCGCAGAATCGCGTCGGAGATCGCCAGAATAGAAGCCAATTATCCAAATGCGTTGTCTGAAACGGAAGTTTTCGATCTGATTAAAAACTTTAAATACATTATTCCACAAGGCAGCCCGATGACGGGAATTGGCAACGATTTTCAAATCGCGTCGCTCTCCAACTGTTTCGTGATCGGCAGTGGCACGCAAAGCGATTCGTACGGCAGCATTATGAAAATTGATCAGGAGCAGGTGCAGCTTATGAAAAGACGCGGCGGCGTAGGACACGACCTGTCGCATATTCGTCCCAAAGGTTCGGCGGTGAAAAACTCGGCGTTAACTTCTACGGGATTGGTGCCGTTCATGGAAAGATATTCGAATTCTACGCGGGAAGTGGCGCAGGACGGCCGACGCGGTGCGCTGATGCTTTCGGTTTCAGTCAACCATCCTGATTCCGACGACTTCGTAAATGCCAAACTGGAACAGGGAAAAATAACGGGCGCCAATATTTCGGTGCGTATTGATGATGAGTTTATGCAAGCCGTGGTTGGCAACGAAAATTACACGCAGAAATACCCGATCCACAGCGAAGATCCAAAATTCAGAAAAGAAATAAAGGCCACCGAACTTTGGGATAAAATCATCCACAATGCCTGGAAATCCGCGGAACCGGGAATTCTGTTCTGGGACACGATTATCCGGGAGTCTTTGCCGGACTGCTATGCAGATCTCGGCTACGAAACGGTTTCGACCAATCCTTGTGGTGAAATTCCGCTTTGCCCATACGATTCGTGCAGACTTCTTGCGGTAAACCTGTTCTCTTATGTAGAAAATCCGTTCACCAAAAAAGCAAAATTTAATTTTGAACTTTTCAAAAAGCATGTTGGTTATGCCCAAAGGATGATGGACGACATTATCGACCTCGAAATTGAAAAAATCGATGCAATTTTAGATAAAATTGATTCCGATCCTGAAAGTTCTGAAATTAAAGCTACCGAAAAAAATCTCTGGAATAACATCCGTAAAAAAACCATCGAAGGCCGCCGTACCGGTGTCGGAATCACGGCTGAAGGCGATATGCTGGCGGCACTCAACATTCAGTATGGCAGCAAGGAAGGCAATGAATTTTCAACTTTAGTTCATAAAACTTTGGCCCTCGCAGCTTACCGTTCTTCGGTTGAAATGGCAAAAGAGCGCGGTGCTTTTGCGATCTACGACGCGAAGCGTGAGGAGAATAATCCTTTCGTTCAAAGGATAAAAGACGCGGATCCGCAATTATTTGAAGACCTTCAGAAATTCGGCAGAAGAAATATCGCATTGCTGACGATCGCTCCTACCGGCAGTACTTCGCTGATGTCACAAACCACATCGGGGATCGAGCCGGTGTTTTTGCCGGTTTACAAAAGACGCCGAAAAGTAAATCCTAACGACCAGGATGTACGTGTGGATTTTGTGGATGAAGTGGGCGATCACTGGGAAGAATATATTGTTTTCCACCACCGCTTCAAGCAGTGGATGGAAGTAAATGGAATCGATACCGACAGAAAATATTCGCAGGACGAAATCAATAAAATCATTGAAACGTCGCCATATTATAAGGCTACATCAAATGATGTTGACTGGCTCAGCAAGGTTGAAATGCAGGGCGCCATCCAAAAATGGGTAGATCACTCGATTTCCGTAACGATCAACATTCCGAACGATGCCACCGAAGAACTCGTAAACCAACTATATATTAAAGCGTGGGAAGTGGGTTGCAAGGGCGTTACGGTTTACCGCGACGGTTCGCGCTCGGGCGTGCTGATTTCAAATGAAGATAAAAAAGAAGAAGTGCCGGCCAACACGGCTTTCCCTAAAAAAAGACCACAGATTCTGGAGACCGATATCGTTCGTTTTCAAAATAATAAAGACAAATGGATCGCCTTCATCGGTCTCATCGACAAAAAACCTTACGAAATTTTCACCGGTCTGGCCGACGATGAAGAAGGAATTACGCTGCCAAGATGGGTAAACGAAGGCGTCATCATTAAAAACCGCGACGAAAACGGCAAATCGCGCTATGATTTCCAGTTTAAAAATCTCCGCGGCTACAAGACTACAATTGAAGGACTTTCACATAAATTCAATCCTGAATTCTGGAATTACGCAAAGCTGATCTCCGGCACATTAAGACACGGAATGCCTATTGAAAATGTGGTGGAACTGATCAATCAGCTGGAACTGGATTCCGAATCCATCAACAACTGGAAGGCAGGCGTGGCACGCGCATTGAAACGCTATATTGCTGACGGCACCGAAGCTTCCGGAAAATGCTCAAACTGCAGCTCCGACCAGGTTGTGTATCAGGAAGGCTGCCTGATCTGCAAGAACTGCGGCTCGAGCAAATGCGGGTAG
- a CDS encoding ATP-dependent DNA helicase RecQ: MKTNTADLPKLLKKYFGFSTFKGHQQEIIQNLLEGQDIFVLMPTGGGKSLCYQLPALMSEGTAIVVSPLIALMKNQVDAVNGLSSDQGVAHVLNSSLNKTQIKQVFDDIRAGRTKLLYVAPESLIKEDYLEFLKEVKISFVAIDEAHCISEWGHDFRPEYRNLKLIIDKIADVPVIALTATATPKVQDDIQKTLGMSNALVFKESFNRPNLYYEVRPKVNIDREIVKFINARKGKSGIVYCLSRRKVEEFAQLLQVNGINALPYHAGLDQKTRVMNQDKFLMEEADVIVATIAFGMGIDKPDVRFVIHYDIPKSLESYYQETGRAGRDGGEGYCLAFYDPKDIEKLEKFLAQKPVSEREIGLQLLNEVQGYAETSMSRRQYILYYFGEQFDPVNGAGARMCDNFTNPPTLKDATKELKQVLSLVKELEEKFKTKDLISVIVGKENSVTKSYKLETLKQFGFGRNQPENFWKSIIRQATVQNFLQKDIETYGVLKITDKAQKVIDGTDKNPFLIAEDREYNLAQTKADSDQLEQNSVLDEVLFKNLKDLTVRVGRKHGVPPYTVFMDPSLEDMTVQYPTTIEEMSKIYGVGEGKAKRYGKDFADYIKNYVAENGIERTQDMVIRQVANKSSHKVFIIQSTDKKIDLEDIAKAKNLSMEDLLKEMERIVYQGTKLNIDYYIDENFDEDIVADFMQFMSESESDSMKVLLAEFGDDLSDEEVRMLRIKFISDVAN; this comes from the coding sequence ATGAAAACAAATACCGCCGATTTACCAAAGCTACTGAAGAAGTATTTCGGCTTCTCTACATTTAAAGGTCATCAGCAGGAAATCATACAGAATCTGCTCGAAGGTCAGGATATATTTGTGCTTATGCCCACGGGTGGAGGCAAATCGCTGTGTTACCAGCTTCCCGCATTGATGTCGGAGGGTACGGCCATCGTGGTTTCGCCACTCATCGCACTGATGAAAAATCAGGTTGATGCGGTGAACGGCCTTTCGTCTGATCAGGGCGTCGCTCATGTACTCAATTCATCACTCAACAAAACGCAGATCAAGCAGGTTTTTGATGATATCCGCGCCGGCAGAACCAAACTTCTGTATGTTGCTCCCGAATCCTTAATTAAAGAAGATTATCTTGAGTTTTTAAAAGAGGTGAAAATTTCATTCGTCGCCATCGACGAAGCGCACTGTATTTCGGAGTGGGGGCATGATTTCCGTCCCGAATACCGCAACCTTAAACTTATCATCGATAAAATTGCCGATGTACCCGTGATTGCTTTAACGGCAACGGCTACCCCAAAAGTGCAGGACGACATCCAGAAAACCCTCGGAATGTCCAACGCGCTTGTATTTAAAGAAAGCTTTAACCGCCCGAACCTTTATTATGAGGTGAGACCCAAAGTAAACATCGACCGCGAAATCGTTAAATTTATCAATGCGCGGAAAGGAAAATCGGGTATTGTGTATTGTCTCAGCCGCCGGAAGGTGGAAGAATTTGCACAGCTGTTGCAGGTCAACGGCATCAACGCCCTGCCCTACCACGCCGGCCTCGACCAGAAAACGCGCGTGATGAACCAGGACAAATTCCTGATGGAGGAAGCGGATGTAATTGTGGCTACAATTGCGTTCGGAATGGGTATCGATAAACCGGATGTGCGTTTTGTAATTCATTATGATATCCCGAAATCGCTTGAAAGTTATTATCAGGAAACCGGCCGCGCCGGAAGAGACGGTGGCGAGGGCTACTGTCTGGCTTTTTACGATCCCAAAGACATTGAAAAACTCGAAAAATTCCTTGCACAGAAACCGGTATCGGAGCGTGAAATAGGTCTACAGCTTCTGAACGAAGTGCAGGGCTACGCGGAAACATCGATGAGCCGCCGACAGTATATTCTGTATTATTTTGGTGAGCAGTTCGATCCCGTAAACGGTGCCGGTGCGCGGATGTGCGACAATTTCACGAATCCGCCTACACTGAAAGATGCAACCAAAGAACTGAAGCAGGTTTTAAGCCTTGTGAAGGAGCTCGAAGAAAAATTTAAAACAAAAGACCTGATATCGGTAATCGTCGGCAAGGAAAATTCGGTGACAAAATCTTACAAACTTGAGACTTTGAAACAGTTCGGATTTGGCAGAAACCAGCCCGAAAACTTCTGGAAATCTATTATCCGACAGGCTACTGTGCAGAATTTCCTTCAAAAAGATATCGAAACTTATGGCGTGCTTAAGATTACAGACAAAGCACAAAAAGTAATCGACGGAACCGATAAAAACCCTTTTCTCATCGCCGAAGACCGCGAGTACAACCTTGCGCAGACAAAGGCAGACTCTGATCAACTGGAGCAGAACAGCGTTTTGGATGAAGTTCTTTTCAAAAACTTAAAAGATTTAACGGTACGTGTAGGCAGAAAACACGGGGTTCCACCCTACACTGTTTTTATGGACCCGAGCCTTGAGGATATGACGGTTCAGTATCCTACAACGATCGAGGAAATGTCGAAAATATACGGCGTAGGCGAAGGTAAAGCCAAACGTTATGGTAAAGATTTCGCAGATTACATCAAAAATTATGTAGCCGAAAACGGGATCGAAAGAACCCAGGATATGGTGATCAGGCAGGTTGCCAACAAATCGAGCCATAAAGTTTTCATCATCCAAAGCACCGACAAGAAAATTGACCTCGAGGATATTGCAAAAGCCAAGAATCTTTCAATGGAAGATTTGCTGAAAGAAATGGAAAGAATTGTATATCAAGGCACTAAACTCAACATTGATTATTATATCGACGAGAATTTTGATGAAGATATCGTTGCCGATTTTATGCAGTTTATGAGCGAAAGTGAAAGCGACAGCATGAAGGTCCTTCTGGCAGAGTTTGGTGACGACCTCAGCGATGAAGAGGTGAGAATGCTGAGAATTAAGTTCATTTCTGATGTTGCTAACTGA